A region of the Candidatus Zixiibacteriota bacterium genome:
CAGCGCCAGCAACGTCACGACGTAGTAGATCCGCGCCTGGTTGCGCTCGACCAGTTCGGTCAGAGTGGTCTCGTCCTTGCGTTCGAGGACCGAGAGGATATACTCGATCTGGTCTTCGATCGACAGCTCAAAATTCTCCACCTCGTGGGTCGGTTGGTCGGCCGCGGATTTCATCACCTCGGCAAAGGCGCGCACGAGGTCATACAGCGTGGCATCGATCGTAAACGTCTCGCGGACTTCCGGGCTGAGAAAGGAGAAATCACCGCGCTTGAGCACTTGCCGCTCGCGGACTTCCATCAGAGCCATCTGCTCGGAGGCTTCCTTGTAGCGTTTGTATTCGAGCAGCGCCATGATGAGTTCTTCGCGCGGGTCCTCATCATCACCTTCGAGTTCAGGATGGCGTGGCATCAGCAGGCGCGCCTTGATCCGAATGAGCGTGGCGGCCATCAGCAGATATTCACCCGCCACTTCGAGATTCAGCAGCTTCATCATCTTGATGTAGTCAAGATACTGGCCGGTGATGCGGGCGATGGGTATGTCGTAGATGTCGATCTCTTCGTTGCGGATCAAGTAGAGCAAGAGGTCCAGCGGGCCTTCGAAGCCTTCGATCTTGATCGGGAAGCTCTCATTTTCCGCGACCGCTGAGATATCGTCATACAGGTTGTCGTCGGTCATCGCAGATGCATCTTCCCGCGCACAATCGCCATGGTTTCCTGAGCCCGCTCCCGGGCTCGTTTGGCGCCGTCGGCGAGGACATCGTTGACGAAGGACAGATTGCCTTCGAGTTCGCGCCGCCGCGCCCGGATCGGTTCTAACGCTTTATTTACATGATCGGCAAGCTCTTTTTTGCAGGCCACACAGCCGAGTTCGCCGCTGCGACAGGTGCGGTCAATGCGGTCGATGTCGTCTTTGGCAGTATAGAGCTGATGCAAGGCGAAGACGGGACAGATTTCCGGGCGCCCGGGATCGCCCTTGCGCAGCTTCTGCGGATCGGTAAACATCTTCTTGATCTTGGCAGCGGTTTCTTCCGGTGTCTCGGCGATGGTGATTTCATTGCCGTAGGACTTGCTCATTTTCTGGCCGTCGATTCCCGGCACAACCGGCACTTTGGTCAGGAGCGCGTCGGGATCGGGAAAGACGTCGCCATAGAGGAAATTAAAGCGGCGACCGACTTCGCGCGTCAATTCGATGTGCGGCAACTGATCTTTGCCGACCGGCACATAGTCGGCGCGGTAAAGTAGAATGTCGGCAGCCTGCAGGAGCGGGTAGCCGAGGAAGCCGTAGCTGTCGAGCCCGAGTTTCTCAGCCTTCTCTTTGTAGGACGGCACGCGTTCGAGCCAAGAGGTCGGCGTAATCATCGAGAACAACAGATGCAATTCGGCGTGTTCCTTGACCTGCGACTGGATGAAAATGGCGCACAGTTTAGGGTCCAGTCCGGCAGCGAGATAGTCGATGGCCATCTGGACGATCTTGTCGTCGAGGTCGGCAGTCTTGTCGTAATCGGCGGTCAGCGCATGCCAATCGACGATACAGGCATACATGTGGTAGTCGTGCTGGAGCCGCACCCAGTTGGCGAGCGCGCCTTCAAGATTGCCCAGATGCAACTTTCCCGTCGGCTGCATGCCGGAGAGAATGATTTTCTTCTGATTCATGGATGATTGATTACCCGACAAAGAGATACTTCTTCCAGACTTCATCGCCTTTGCGCACCAGCTGGCGAATGAAGGTGAGGTGGCTCGGTTTGCGCGGCCGGTTGATCAGCGGCAAGCCGGCCTCCTCGGGGGTGCGGTTACCCTTCTTGTTGTTGCAGCGCTCACAGGCGCAGACCAGATTCTCCCAGGTATCGCCGCCACCACGCAACTTGGGGATGACGTGATCAACGGTCATGGTGCCCACGGTGGTGCCGCAGTACTGGCAGACGCCGTTGTCGCGCTTGATGACGTTCTTACGATTCAGCATCACTTGTCGGTACGGGACCCGCGCGTACAGCTCGAGGCGGACGATCGATGGCTCGTCGATGGCGCGCGAAATCGAGCGGATTTTGCGGCCGCGCCGCGCTTCCACCATGGAAGCCTTCCCCATGTATACCATGACAATGGCGCGTTTGACGCTGGTGGTAATCAACGGTTCGTAGTTCTGGTTAACGACGAGTACGGGGTCACTTAGCATATATAAACCAAAGTAGCCTCTAAGTTACCCCGTTGCGACCGGAGTGTCAAACTAAAAACTGAGTTTCCCCCTTGAAATTCGCGGCTGCGCGCCGGATTGTTTTAGATTGACAGCCCGGCGAGGAGCGCGGAGATTGACAGCATGAAGAAACCCGCGATTACATACCGAGCAGCCCGCGCGAGCGATCTGGTTCCCGCGCAAAAAATGATCATGGTTTCGTTCAACGATCTGCGCAAGAAGTCGGGGATGGCGCGCATTAAGTACAAGATTACCGGCCCTGATCCCTGGATGGCCCACTTCATCAAGACTGATCCGGAGGGCGCGTTTGCCGCATTTGACAAGCAGGACCGGCTGATTGGCTATGCGCAGGCGCTGATTCGTGAGAACGAGTGGTACCTGGGATTTCTCTTCGTGCTGCCGGAGTTTCAGAGCGCCGGCGTCGGCGGCAGGCTGCTAAAACGGGCGCTGGATTACGGGCGACGGAACCGGGGGATCAAGCGCTGGGCATTGGCAACGTTTGCCTACAACCCGCAGGCGATCGCTATTTACAGCAAGCACGGCATGACGCCACAGAGTCCGCTGATCGCGATGGTGCGTAAGTGGGACGAAAAGCGCCCGCCGCGGCCGATCAAGGGCGGCTGTACGGCACGGGTCGTGACCGAGATCGACCACAAGTTGATCGGCCGACTGACAGCGTTTGATCGCAAGGTACGCGGGATTGCCCGTCCCGAGGAGCACTTCTTGTGGAGCGATACCGACACGATCTATCCACTGGTGTTCCTCGAGGGCCGAAGGATTCTTGGCTACTGCGTCGTCACCAAGGGCGGCTCGATCGGCCCCATCGCGGCGTCACGGCCGGAGTTGCTGAAGCCGATCCTGATTTCCGCTTTGAACTACGGTCTGGTGCTCGGCCATACTCGCCAGTTGATTCAGGCGGTTGGAGAGAATGTCGAGATCGTCCGGTTGTTGATGGACAACAGTTTTCGCATCGAGGAGACTTCGCTGGTGATGGCGAGCGAGCGCTTTGCCGATCCGCAGCGATACATTCCGGGGCATTTGGCGCACTATTAGTCGAAGAACGCCCCGCCAAGCGAACCCCCGCTGAAGAGATTTTCGTATATTCTTGAGAAGCGCAAGCCGATAGCTGCCTACAGAAGACCGCAGCAACGACTTCGTTAAAGCGAAGTTCGCCGGGCCGTCAAAAGTGAGGCCTTGGGAACCGCAAATATGACTTCAGGTTATCATAGGTGAGATGAGGCAATTCCAGTTAGCCGTAGCCGCCGGAATATTCGTGTTATTGCTCGCCCTCGGACAGGTGATCCTGCTGCGGGTGATGAATACGATTTGGTGGCGCAAGAGGCCGATCAAGCGGGTGTCGCTGGGTTTGCTGTTTTTCACACTGGCGGCTGCCGCGGGCTGGGCGATCGTGGCGTACTTCCGGATCTCGCCGACGTTCACCTACATTTTCGCCACCGCGACTTCCCTTGCAGCGATCTTGAGTTTTGCCTTGTTGGTATCGCTGCCATTTTCAGGAGTCCTGAACACGATTGAATACTGGATTGCGCGAATTCAGACCAAGCGCGCACCGGCCGCCTCCGACGAACCCGGCTCGAAGCAGCGGCGATTAGTTCTACAGACTGCGGCGGCATTCTTCCCCTTAAGTGCCGTGGCGTTGGGATCGGGCGGGATGAGCAAGGCGTTCTCCGGCGTCGACGTG
Encoded here:
- a CDS encoding segregation/condensation protein A produces the protein MTDDNLYDDISAVAENESFPIKIEGFEGPLDLLLYLIRNEEIDIYDIPIARITGQYLDYIKMMKLLNLEVAGEYLLMAATLIRIKARLLMPRHPELEGDDEDPREELIMALLEYKRYKEASEQMALMEVRERQVLKRGDFSFLSPEVRETFTIDATLYDLVRAFAEVMKSAADQPTHEVENFELSIEDQIEYILSVLERKDETTLTELVERNQARIYYVVTLLALLELVKLQRIAARQHQHFGEIYVVRL
- the trpS gene encoding tryptophan--tRNA ligase, which codes for MNQKKIILSGMQPTGKLHLGNLEGALANWVRLQHDYHMYACIVDWHALTADYDKTADLDDKIVQMAIDYLAAGLDPKLCAIFIQSQVKEHAELHLLFSMITPTSWLERVPSYKEKAEKLGLDSYGFLGYPLLQAADILLYRADYVPVGKDQLPHIELTREVGRRFNFLYGDVFPDPDALLTKVPVVPGIDGQKMSKSYGNEITIAETPEETAAKIKKMFTDPQKLRKGDPGRPEICPVFALHQLYTAKDDIDRIDRTCRSGELGCVACKKELADHVNKALEPIRARRRELEGNLSFVNDVLADGAKRARERAQETMAIVRGKMHLR
- a CDS encoding HNH endonuclease, which produces MLSDPVLVVNQNYEPLITTSVKRAIVMVYMGKASMVEARRGRKIRSISRAIDEPSIVRLELYARVPYRQVMLNRKNVIKRDNGVCQYCGTTVGTMTVDHVIPKLRGGGDTWENLVCACERCNNKKGNRTPEEAGLPLINRPRKPSHLTFIRQLVRKGDEVWKKYLFVG
- a CDS encoding GNAT family N-acetyltransferase, whose translation is MKKPAITYRAARASDLVPAQKMIMVSFNDLRKKSGMARIKYKITGPDPWMAHFIKTDPEGAFAAFDKQDRLIGYAQALIRENEWYLGFLFVLPEFQSAGVGGRLLKRALDYGRRNRGIKRWALATFAYNPQAIAIYSKHGMTPQSPLIAMVRKWDEKRPPRPIKGGCTARVVTEIDHKLIGRLTAFDRKVRGIARPEEHFLWSDTDTIYPLVFLEGRRILGYCVVTKGGSIGPIAASRPELLKPILISALNYGLVLGHTRQLIQAVGENVEIVRLLMDNSFRIEETSLVMASERFADPQRYIPGHLAHY